In a genomic window of Vespula vulgaris chromosome 13, iyVesVulg1.1, whole genome shotgun sequence:
- the LOC127068559 gene encoding beta-1,3-galactosyltransferase 5-like produces the protein MYQFLHPRNRPLQSLILGLIVLTFYAYYRTTFYDIHQFGSARNFSHIVYQEALRNQSNHSIDIQSMPKNMTYETLTLNSYSQHNASNTATIITTLSTSSSSQALSSISTSLNLKQSSEVPLLETEIIVNTRKSVSVVSNDYARAIYEAGHTVPIPEKCPDFGKEMDLVIIIMSAPTHVEARTAIRQTWGHFGQRRDISILFMLGATLDSKVEKVLEQEQRIYGDIIRGKFLDSYSNLTLKTISILEWVDSYCSKVKFVLKTDDDMFINVPRLLAFINRHGKDKSVIFGRLARRWKPIRNKKSKYYVSQMQFKQPVFPDFTTGPAYLLSSDIVRKLYDAALDQTYLKLEDVFMTGIVAHKLGIKRVQANEFLNKRIAYSLCNIQHGISIHMVKYSEQFDLWKKLLDGKSKCK, from the exons ATGTACCAATTCTTGCATCCTCGTAATCGCCCTTTACAGAGCCTTATTCTTGGCTTGATAGTTCTGACTTTTTATGCTTACTATCGTACCACCTTCTATGATATTCATCAGTTTGGTTCAGCTCGAAATTTCA GTCATATTGTTTATCAGGAAGCACTTCGAAATCAATCGAATCATAGTATAGATATCCAATCCATGCCCAAAAATATGACATATGAAACTTTGACATTGAATTCTTATTCTCAACATAATGCAAGCAACACTGCAACAATTATCACTACACTTTCTACGTCGTCTAGTTCTCAAGCTTTGTCTTCCATAAGCACGTCGCTCAACCTGAAACAAAGCAGTGAAGTACCTTTATTGGAAAcagaaataattgttaatacgCGGAAAAGTGTTTCTGTAGTTTCTAATGATTATGCACGTGCCATATACGAAGCTGGACATACAGTACCTATACCAGAAAAATGTCCAGATTTTGGTAAAGAAATGGACttggttattattataatgtctGCACCTACACATGTGGAAGCAAGGACAGCAATTAGACAAACTTGGGGACACTTTGGACAAAGAAGAGATATTAGTATACTCTTCATGTTAGGTGCTACTTTAGATTCTAAAGTCGAAAAAGTACTTGAACAAGAACAAAGAATATATGGTGACATAATACGTGGAAAGTTCTTAGATTCTTATTCAAATCTCACTCTTAAAACAATCTCCATTTTGGAGTGGGTAGATAGTTATTGTTCCAAGGTGAAATTTGTTCTAAAGACAGATGACGATATGTTTATTAATGTTCCACGTTTGTTAGCATTTATAAATAGGCATGGAAAAGACAAAAGTGTAATATTTGGCAGATTAGCCAGAAGATGGAAACCCATTAGAAATAAGAAGAGCAAATACTATGTCTCACAAATGCAATTTAAACAACCTGTATTTCCAGACTTTACTACAGGTCCAGCTTATCTGTTATCTAGTGACATAGTGCGAAAATTGTATGATGCTGCCTTGGACCAAACATATCTTAAACTTGAAGATGTTTTTATGACTGGAATCGTTGCACATAAACTAGGAATTAAACGAGTGCAAGCTAATGAGTTCCTCAACAAGCGGATAGCTTATAGTCTCTGTAACATACAACATGGAATAAGTATACACATGGTTAAATACAGTGAACAATTCGATCTCTGGAAGAAATTGCTTGATGGTAAGAGTAAATGTAAGTGA
- the LOC127068562 gene encoding WW domain-binding protein 2 isoform X2: MSLNTAHANGGVLIHAGEVILLYCDNVSMEFHGQEQPAFIGTKRGRLYLTTHRMIFNAKNPNEEMKSFSFPFITLSEVELEQPIFGANCIRGKCRAQPNGNWIGECKFKLYFKSGGAIEFGQAMLRAAEMAQRNGPEHDAPPPYTPPTSGWYAAPPVAYLAPATRNYGWMPPVNVFPDAPPANSVFMTEMPPPYPGINSPYQGYASGAPQHPQGAWGGVNQQSNWVPTQPNGAPGLANPSYPLGDTKAAEATQSAYYDPNRPQCAYVPPPAYYESPPSFQQATEKKDQ, encoded by the exons ATGTCATTAAATACAGCGCACGCCAATGGAGGCGTACTTATTCACGCTGGAGAAGT tattttattatattgcgACAATGTTTCCATGGAATTTCATGGTCAAGAACAACCTGCATTTATTGGTACCAAACGTGGAAGATTATACTTGACAACGCATAGAATGATCTTCAATGCTAAAAATCCAaatgaagaaatgaaatcTTTTAGTTTCCCATTTATTACACTAAGTGAAGTTGAATTAGAGCAGCCTATATTTGGTGCTAATTGTATCAGAGGGAAATGTCGAGCTCAGCCTAATGGAAATTGGATAGGAGAAtgcaaatttaaattatattttaaaagtgGAGGTGCCATAGAATTTGGTCAGGCCATGTTAAGAGCAGCAGAAATGG CACAACGCAATGGTCCTGAACATGATGCTCCACCGCCATATACACCACCGACATCAGGCTGGTATGCAGCACCACCAGTAGCTTATTTAGCTCCAGCAACTAGAAATTATGGATGGATGCCACCAGTTAATGTATTTCCTGATGCTCCACCAG cAAATAGTGTTTTTATGACTGAGATGCCTCCTCCTTATCCTGGTATAAATTCTCCTTATCAAGGATATGCAAGTGGAGCACCACAACATCCACAAGGTGCATGGGGTGGTGTCAATCAGCAATCAAATTGGGTGCCAACACAACCAAATGGTGCACCAGGATTGGCTAATCCCAGTTACCCTCTTGGAG ATACCAAAGCTGCAGAGGCTACTCAGAGTGCATACTATGATCCCAATAGACCTCAATGCGCTTATGTTCCACCACCTGCGTATTat GAAAGCCCTCCAAGCTTTCAGCAAGcaacagagaaaaaggatcAGTGA
- the LOC127068561 gene encoding uncharacterized protein LOC127068561, with the protein MANNKNHVEVIQKTFLALTEDFLKYGATIDDLKMTIATMDNVKMNNNSNTYYIYFRKAFVILLLSIIYGLLVKYSYIDIIKKSFYGTRCFIPNNYLIWEFTRPISNCDYCRNIDMPIILSNVTKKEFELYAYSSQPIIIKNAASNWSASKVFNFDFFQNLYEHIEGAYESIEEECQFLHFKSDFSSLREVFAMSKQRAMNQEGENPWYIGWKNCHPQILDIMKQFYDVPKFFPNDAEIPHTNYIFMGYEQGANMHLDYISRLMWQGQIVGSKTWVVAPTPECDHVCKQFNFSVDTGDIILLDTRIWYHSTYIENGNFSLTITSEYG; encoded by the exons ATGGCAAATAACAAAAATCATGTAGAAGTTATACAAAAAACATTTCTTGCATTAACTGaagattttttgaaatatggaGCAACAAttgatgatttaaaaatgacCATTGCTACAATGgataatgtaaaaatgaataataatagtaatacatattatatatatttcagaaaagcatttgttattttattactgtCTATTATTTATGGCCTACTTGTCAAATATTCAtacattgatattattaaaaaaagtttttatggAACACGTTGTTTTATACCAAACAACTATTTGATATGGGAATTTACAAGACCAATATCAAATTGTGATTATTGCCGTAATATTGATATGCCAATAATCTTGTCCAATGTGACTAAGAAGGAATTTGAATTGTATGCTTATTCATCACAacctataataataaaaaatgctgCTAGTAATTGGTCAGCATCAAaagtatttaattttgatttttttcaaaatctatATGAGCATATCGAAGGTGCTTATGAATCTATAGAAGAGGAATGTCAGTTTTTACATTTCAAAAGTGACTTCAGTAGTTTACGCGAAGTTTTTGCTATGAGTAAACAAAGAGCAATGAATCAAGAAGGTGAAAATCCTTGGTACATTGGTTGGAAAAATTGTCATCCACAAATTTTGGACATCATGAAACAGTTTTATGATGTGCCAAAGTTTTTCCCAAATGATGCAGAAATCCCacatacaaattatatttttatgggCTATGAACAAGGAGCtaatatgcat ctaGACTATATATCTCGATTGATGTGGCAAGGACAAATTGTAGGTAGTAAAACATGGGTTGTTGCACCAACTCCTGAATGCGACCATGTTTGTAAACAATTTAACTTTTCTGTTGATACTGGAGATATTATTCTTTTGGACACAAGAATATGGTATCatagtacatacatagaaaatGGAAATTTTAGTTTGACTATCACCTCTGAATACGggtag
- the LOC127068562 gene encoding WW domain-binding protein 2 isoform X1 — MSLNTAHANGGVLIHAGEVILLYCDNVSMEFHGQEQPAFIGTKRGRLYLTTHRMIFNAKNPNEEMKSFSFPFITLSEVELEQPIFGANCIRGKCRAQPNGNWIGECKFKLYFKSGGAIEFGQAMLRAAEMAQRNGPEHDAPPPYTPPTSGWYAAPPVAYLAPATRNYGWMPPVNVFPDAPPANSVFMTEMPPPYPGINSPYQGYASGAPQHPQGAWGGVNQQSNWVPTQPNGAPGLANPSYPLGGVYPNFNEYQQCPPYTQNPPYTQNPQYTQNPPYIQSPPYTQNPPYTQNPPYTQCPPYTPYPGGNNYYSK, encoded by the exons ATGTCATTAAATACAGCGCACGCCAATGGAGGCGTACTTATTCACGCTGGAGAAGT tattttattatattgcgACAATGTTTCCATGGAATTTCATGGTCAAGAACAACCTGCATTTATTGGTACCAAACGTGGAAGATTATACTTGACAACGCATAGAATGATCTTCAATGCTAAAAATCCAaatgaagaaatgaaatcTTTTAGTTTCCCATTTATTACACTAAGTGAAGTTGAATTAGAGCAGCCTATATTTGGTGCTAATTGTATCAGAGGGAAATGTCGAGCTCAGCCTAATGGAAATTGGATAGGAGAAtgcaaatttaaattatattttaaaagtgGAGGTGCCATAGAATTTGGTCAGGCCATGTTAAGAGCAGCAGAAATGG CACAACGCAATGGTCCTGAACATGATGCTCCACCGCCATATACACCACCGACATCAGGCTGGTATGCAGCACCACCAGTAGCTTATTTAGCTCCAGCAACTAGAAATTATGGATGGATGCCACCAGTTAATGTATTTCCTGATGCTCCACCAG cAAATAGTGTTTTTATGACTGAGATGCCTCCTCCTTATCCTGGTATAAATTCTCCTTATCAAGGATATGCAAGTGGAGCACCACAACATCCACAAGGTGCATGGGGTGGTGTCAATCAGCAATCAAATTGGGTGCCAACACAACCAAATGGTGCACCAGGATTGGCTAATCCCAGTTACCCTCTTGGAGGTGTGTATCCAAATTTTAATGAGTATCAACAATGTCCACCATATACACAAAATCCACCATATACACAAAATCCACAATATACACAAAACCCACCATATATACAAAGTCCACCATATACACAAAATCCACCATATACACAAAATCCACCATATACACAATGTCCACCATATACACCATATCCTGGAGGTAATAATTactattcaaaataa